From a single Micromonospora carbonacea genomic region:
- a CDS encoding alkaline phosphatase family protein yields MSRRLVVLDVVGLTPRLLAHMPRLRSVADGGFTAPLGTVLPAVTCAVQSTFLTGEPPAGHGIVGNGWYFRELGEVLLWRQHNALVGGEKLWQAARKVEPGYTVANVCWWYAMGADVDWTVTPRPVYYADGRKEPDCYTDPPELHDALTAKLGTFPLFTYWGPGAGLPSSAWICRAAEQILADHAPDLTLVYVPHLDYDLQRFGPSSPQAAAAAAELDKVLGPLIDAARAKGATVVALSEYGITDVACPVDVNRLLRAEGLLRVHTQDGMEYLDPWTSRAFAVADHQIAHVYVRDPADVPAVAKLCAGLPGVAEVLDADGQAAYGLAHPRSGELVLVAEPDAWFTYYYWLDDARAPDFARLVEIHRKPGYDPAELFFDPAAPGAAKRRAATALARKKLGMRYLMSVVGLDAGARAVRGSHGRLPADPADGPVLLCSDPGPARDAVAATEVKALLLELAGLTRHG; encoded by the coding sequence GTGAGCAGGCGACTGGTGGTGCTGGACGTGGTGGGCCTGACCCCACGCCTGCTGGCCCACATGCCCCGGCTGCGGTCGGTGGCCGACGGCGGCTTCACCGCCCCGCTCGGCACGGTGCTGCCGGCGGTCACCTGCGCGGTGCAGTCCACGTTCCTCACCGGCGAGCCGCCGGCCGGGCACGGCATCGTCGGCAACGGCTGGTATTTCCGGGAGCTCGGCGAGGTTCTGCTGTGGCGGCAGCACAACGCCCTGGTCGGCGGGGAGAAGCTGTGGCAGGCCGCCCGGAAGGTCGAGCCGGGCTACACGGTGGCCAACGTGTGCTGGTGGTACGCCATGGGCGCGGACGTGGACTGGACGGTCACCCCCCGCCCGGTCTACTACGCCGACGGCCGCAAGGAGCCCGACTGCTACACCGACCCGCCCGAGCTGCACGACGCGCTGACCGCGAAGCTGGGCACGTTCCCGCTGTTCACGTACTGGGGGCCGGGGGCCGGGCTGCCGTCGTCGGCGTGGATCTGCCGGGCGGCCGAGCAGATCCTCGCCGACCACGCCCCCGACCTGACCCTGGTCTACGTCCCGCACCTGGACTACGACCTGCAACGGTTCGGGCCGTCCTCGCCGCAGGCCGCCGCCGCGGCGGCGGAGCTGGACAAGGTGCTCGGCCCGCTGATCGACGCCGCCCGCGCCAAGGGCGCCACGGTGGTGGCCCTGTCCGAGTACGGCATCACCGACGTCGCCTGCCCGGTGGACGTCAACCGGCTGCTGCGCGCCGAGGGGCTGCTGCGGGTCCACACCCAGGACGGCATGGAGTACCTGGACCCGTGGACGTCCCGGGCGTTCGCCGTCGCCGACCACCAGATCGCCCACGTGTACGTCCGCGACCCGGCCGACGTGCCGGCGGTGGCGAAGCTCTGCGCGGGGCTGCCCGGGGTGGCCGAGGTGCTCGACGCCGACGGCCAGGCCGCGTACGGGCTGGCGCACCCGCGCAGCGGCGAGCTGGTGCTGGTGGCCGAGCCGGACGCCTGGTTCACGTACTACTACTGGCTCGACGACGCCCGCGCCCCCGACTTCGCCCGGCTCGTGGAGATCCACCGTAAGCCCGGCTACGACCCCGCCGAGTTGTTCTTCGACCCGGCCGCCCCCGGGGCGGCGAAGCGCCGGGCCGCGACCGCGCTGGCCCGGAAGAAGTTGGGTATGCGGTACCTGATGAGCGTGGTGGGGCTGGACGCGGGCGCGCGGGCGGTGCGCGGGTCGCACGGCCGGCTGCCGGCCGACCCGGCCGACGGTCCGGTGCTGCTCTGCTCCGACCCCGGCCCGGCCCGCGACGCGGTGGCGGCGACCGAGGTGAAGGCGCTGCTGCTGGAGCTGGCCGGCCTGACCCGCCACGGGTGA
- a CDS encoding sugar phosphate isomerase/epimerase family protein, which produces MRFGYGTNGFANHRLDDALAVVADLGYRGVALTLDHDHLDPFAPDLARRTAAVARRLDALGLAVVVETGARFLLDPWHKHAPTLLHDDPARRVEFLRRAVAVGADLGAEAVSFWAGVRPADVAPAVAWDRLVAGCATVCAAADAAGMRLGFEPEPGMLVEDIAGWRRLRDALGRPAAFGLTLDIGHCRCLEPADVPDCVRSVGAHLVNVQIDDMRRGVHEHLEFGTGEIDFPPVLAALAEVGYAGLVAVELPRHSHAAPQVAARSLDFLRAAAERAVAAGHSAAGHVAVARAAAGPGTPSDHPGGG; this is translated from the coding sequence CTGCGGTTCGGCTACGGCACGAACGGCTTCGCCAACCACCGGCTCGACGACGCGCTCGCCGTCGTCGCCGACCTCGGCTACCGGGGGGTGGCGCTCACCCTCGACCACGACCACCTCGACCCGTTCGCCCCCGACCTGGCCCGCCGCACGGCCGCCGTGGCCCGCCGCCTCGACGCGCTCGGGCTCGCCGTGGTGGTCGAGACGGGGGCCCGGTTCCTGCTCGACCCGTGGCACAAGCACGCGCCCACCCTGCTGCACGACGACCCGGCCCGCCGCGTCGAGTTCCTCCGCCGGGCCGTCGCGGTCGGCGCGGACCTGGGCGCCGAGGCGGTCTCCTTCTGGGCCGGGGTGCGCCCCGCCGACGTCGCGCCGGCCGTCGCCTGGGACCGCCTCGTGGCCGGCTGCGCCACCGTCTGCGCGGCGGCCGACGCCGCCGGGATGCGGCTCGGCTTCGAGCCGGAGCCGGGGATGCTCGTCGAGGACATCGCCGGCTGGCGGCGGCTGCGCGACGCCCTGGGCCGCCCGGCGGCGTTCGGCCTCACCCTCGACATCGGACACTGCCGCTGCCTGGAGCCGGCCGACGTGCCCGACTGCGTCCGGTCCGTCGGCGCGCACCTGGTCAACGTGCAGATCGACGACATGCGCCGGGGCGTGCACGAACACCTGGAGTTCGGCACCGGCGAGATCGACTTCCCGCCGGTGCTCGCCGCGCTCGCCGAGGTCGGCTACGCCGGGCTGGTCGCCGTGGAGCTGCCCCGGCACTCGCACGCCGCCCCGCAGGTGGCCGCCCGGTCCCTCGACTTCCTCCGCGCCGCCGCCGAGCGCGCCGTGGCCGCCGGGCACTCCGCCGCCGGGCACGTCGCCGTGGCGCGCGCCGCCGCCGGGCCCGGCACACCGTCCGACCACCCCGGCGGCGGCTGA
- a CDS encoding carbohydrate-binding protein, with translation MYRRLRHHRRATGHHGPARSWAAAGTALLTVFAAATAVTVSAAPAAAHTINASDFQQVELARGVSEMGEPMSLAVLPDRSVLHTARNGTVRRTDATGTTRTIGTIPVYTHDEDGMQSLGVDPNFATNRHIYLYYAPPLSTPGGDAPATGTNWSAWQGVNRLSRFTLNSDFTINMSSKVDILDVGTDRGICCHVGSDMDFDAAGNLYLSTGDDSNPFDSAGYSPLDERTNRNPAYDAQRSAGNTNDLRGKLLRIKVNADGTYSIPAGNLFAPGTAKTRPEIYAMGFRNPFRISVDKATGVVYVGDYGPDAGSTNSNRGPAGQVEFNRVTGPGNYGWPYCTGTNTTAETYNEWDFASNSTGPKFNCTGGPTNNSFRNTGLTTLPPAKPSWIKYGGDSGSPPAFGSGSESPAAGPVYRFDANNPSATKFPQSFDGQFFATEFGRGWIKPIHLNTDGSPGTIDSFPWVGKQVMDSAFGPDGAYYVLDYGTGYYNGDANSALYRFDYVGVGNRAPVARAGADRTSGPAPLTVNFSSAGSADPEGGALTYSWAFGDGTTSTAANPTKTYTTDGSYTATLTVRDPQGATGSSSVTVNVGNTAPTVTITGPANGSLFSFGDTVPFSITVTDPEDGNIDCTKVKMTYVLGHDQHGHQIASQNGCSGNITIPVDGEHDDAANIFAVFDAEYTDAGGLTTHTQHILQPRHRQAEHFKTSSGISTYDKTTAEGGKTVGDIQNGEWIAFEPYRIGNVTSFTARVSSAGAGGTLQVRTGSATGTVLGSVTVPVTGSWETFTTVTGSISNPPTGTTTLYLTFAGGSGTLYDVDAFTLNTGTVTPPTGTGRIVGLAGKCLDVRNGSSTDGTQVQLFTCNGAAGQQWTVGSDATIRSLGKCLDVNGGASADGTKVQLWSCNGGNAQRWAAQSDGSLRNTPTGKCLDVSGNNSADGTVVHLWTCNGGANQKWTLP, from the coding sequence ATGTACAGAAGACTTCGTCACCACCGCCGCGCCACCGGTCACCACGGCCCGGCCCGCAGCTGGGCGGCGGCGGGCACCGCCCTGCTCACGGTGTTCGCCGCGGCCACCGCCGTGACCGTGTCGGCGGCGCCGGCCGCCGCGCACACCATCAACGCCAGCGACTTCCAGCAGGTCGAGCTGGCCCGCGGCGTCTCCGAGATGGGCGAGCCGATGTCGCTGGCCGTGCTGCCGGACCGGTCGGTGCTGCACACCGCCCGCAACGGCACGGTGCGGCGCACCGACGCCACCGGCACCACCCGGACCATCGGCACGATCCCCGTCTACACCCACGACGAGGACGGGATGCAGAGCCTCGGGGTCGACCCGAACTTCGCCACCAACCGGCACATCTACCTCTACTACGCCCCGCCGCTGTCCACCCCCGGCGGCGACGCGCCCGCCACCGGCACCAACTGGTCCGCCTGGCAGGGCGTCAACCGGCTGTCCCGCTTCACCCTGAACTCCGACTTCACCATCAACATGTCCAGCAAGGTCGACATCCTCGACGTCGGCACCGACCGGGGCATCTGCTGCCACGTCGGCAGCGACATGGACTTCGACGCCGCCGGCAACCTCTACCTGTCCACCGGCGACGACAGCAACCCGTTCGACTCCGCCGGCTACTCGCCGCTCGACGAGCGCACCAACCGCAACCCGGCGTACGACGCGCAGCGCAGCGCCGGCAACACCAACGACCTGCGGGGCAAGCTCCTGCGGATCAAGGTGAACGCCGACGGCACGTACTCGATCCCGGCCGGCAACCTCTTCGCCCCCGGCACCGCGAAGACCCGCCCCGAGATCTACGCGATGGGCTTCCGCAACCCGTTCCGGATCAGCGTCGACAAGGCCACCGGCGTCGTCTACGTCGGCGACTACGGGCCGGACGCCGGCAGCACCAACTCCAACCGGGGCCCCGCCGGCCAGGTCGAGTTCAACCGGGTCACCGGCCCCGGCAACTACGGCTGGCCGTACTGCACCGGCACCAACACCACCGCCGAGACCTACAACGAGTGGGACTTCGCCAGCAACTCCACCGGCCCCAAGTTCAACTGCACCGGCGGACCCACGAACAACTCGTTCCGCAACACCGGCCTGACCACCCTCCCGCCGGCCAAGCCCTCCTGGATCAAGTACGGCGGCGACTCCGGCAGCCCGCCCGCGTTCGGCAGCGGCTCCGAGTCGCCGGCGGCCGGCCCGGTCTACCGGTTCGACGCCAACAACCCCTCGGCGACGAAGTTCCCGCAGTCCTTCGACGGGCAGTTCTTCGCCACCGAGTTCGGCCGGGGCTGGATCAAGCCGATCCACCTCAACACCGACGGGTCGCCCGGCACCATCGACAGCTTCCCGTGGGTCGGCAAGCAGGTGATGGACTCCGCGTTCGGCCCCGACGGGGCGTACTACGTGCTCGACTACGGCACCGGCTACTACAACGGCGACGCCAACTCGGCGCTGTACCGCTTCGACTACGTCGGCGTCGGCAACCGGGCGCCGGTCGCCCGCGCCGGCGCGGACCGGACCTCCGGGCCGGCCCCGCTGACCGTGAACTTCTCCTCCGCCGGGTCCGCCGACCCGGAGGGCGGGGCGCTGACCTACTCGTGGGCGTTCGGCGACGGCACCACCTCCACGGCGGCCAACCCGACGAAGACGTACACCACGGACGGGTCGTACACCGCGACGCTGACCGTGCGCGACCCGCAGGGCGCGACCGGCTCCAGCAGCGTCACTGTCAACGTCGGCAACACCGCCCCGACGGTCACCATCACCGGGCCGGCCAACGGCAGCCTGTTCTCCTTCGGTGACACCGTGCCGTTCAGCATCACCGTCACCGACCCCGAGGACGGCAACATCGACTGCACCAAGGTCAAGATGACCTACGTGCTCGGCCACGACCAGCACGGCCACCAGATCGCCTCGCAGAACGGCTGCTCCGGCAACATCACCATCCCCGTCGACGGCGAGCACGACGACGCGGCGAACATCTTCGCCGTCTTCGACGCCGAGTACACCGACGCCGGCGGCCTGACCACCCACACCCAGCACATCCTCCAGCCCCGGCACCGGCAGGCCGAGCACTTCAAGACCTCGTCCGGCATCAGCACCTACGACAAGACCACCGCCGAGGGCGGCAAGACCGTGGGCGACATCCAGAACGGGGAGTGGATCGCCTTCGAGCCGTACCGGATCGGCAACGTCACCTCCTTCACCGCCCGGGTCTCCTCGGCCGGCGCGGGCGGCACCCTCCAGGTCCGCACCGGCTCGGCGACCGGCACGGTGCTCGGCTCGGTGACCGTCCCGGTGACCGGGTCGTGGGAGACCTTCACCACCGTCACCGGGTCGATCTCCAACCCGCCGACCGGCACCACCACGCTCTACCTCACCTTCGCCGGTGGCTCCGGGACGCTGTACGACGTCGACGCGTTCACCCTGAACACCGGCACCGTGACGCCGCCGACCGGCACCGGGCGGATCGTCGGGTTGGCCGGCAAGTGCCTGGACGTGCGCAACGGCTCCTCGACCGACGGCACGCAGGTGCAGTTGTTCACCTGCAACGGCGCCGCCGGCCAGCAGTGGACGGTGGGCAGCGACGCCACGATCCGGTCGTTGGGCAAGTGCCTCGACGTCAACGGCGGCGCCTCGGCCGACGGGACGAAGGTCCAGCTCTGGTCGTGCAACGGCGGCAACGCCCAGCGGTGGGCGGCGCAGTCCGACGGCTCGCTGCGCAACACCCCGACGGGCAAGTGCCTGGACGTCTCCGGCAACAACTCCGCCGACGGCACGGTCGTGCACCTGTGGACCTGCAACGGCGGGGCCAACCAGAAGTGGACCCTGCCCTAA
- a CDS encoding TatD family hydrolase, producing MRIFDPHIHMTSRTTDDYERMAAAGVRAVVEPAFWLGQPRTSPDSFADYFDSIIGWEPFRAAQFGVRHHATIALNPKEANDPRCRPVLDLLPRYLEKDGVVAVGEIGYDSMTPAEDEAFAAQLALAVAHELPAMVHTPHRDKARGVERSLAVVAESGIDPGLVVLDHLNEVTAGPVRDSGCWLGFSIYPDTKMSPPRMVELLRLYGTERMLVNSAADWGRSDPLLTRATGEAMLLAGFTADDVDRVLWRNPVEFYAQSGRLDLTGVVDADAAAGQPGTGGSGGAAPAGGTFAGNSILRGGS from the coding sequence ATGCGCATCTTCGACCCGCACATCCACATGACCTCGCGCACCACCGACGACTACGAGCGGATGGCCGCCGCCGGGGTCCGGGCCGTGGTGGAGCCGGCGTTCTGGCTGGGCCAGCCGCGCACCAGCCCGGACAGCTTCGCCGACTACTTCGACTCGATCATCGGGTGGGAGCCGTTCCGGGCCGCGCAGTTCGGCGTCCGGCACCACGCCACCATCGCGCTGAACCCGAAGGAGGCCAACGACCCGCGCTGCCGGCCGGTGCTCGACCTGCTGCCCCGCTACCTGGAGAAGGACGGCGTGGTCGCGGTCGGCGAGATCGGGTACGACTCGATGACCCCGGCCGAGGACGAGGCGTTCGCCGCCCAGCTCGCCCTGGCCGTCGCACACGAGCTGCCGGCCATGGTGCACACCCCGCACCGGGACAAGGCCCGGGGCGTGGAGCGTAGCCTCGCGGTGGTCGCCGAGTCCGGCATCGACCCGGGCCTGGTGGTGCTCGACCACCTCAACGAGGTGACCGCCGGCCCGGTCCGGGACTCCGGCTGCTGGCTGGGCTTCTCCATCTATCCCGACACCAAGATGTCGCCGCCGCGGATGGTGGAGCTGCTGCGGCTGTACGGCACCGAGCGGATGCTGGTCAACTCGGCCGCCGACTGGGGCCGGTCCGACCCGCTGCTGACCCGGGCCACCGGCGAGGCGATGCTGCTGGCCGGGTTCACCGCCGACGACGTCGACCGGGTGCTGTGGCGCAACCCGGTCGAGTTCTACGCCCAGTCCGGCCGGCTCGACCTGACCGGCGTCGTCGACGCCGACGCGGCGGCCGGGCAGCCGGGCACGGGCGGCTCCGGCGGGGCGGCCCCGGCCGGCGGCACGTTCGCCGGCAACTCGATCCTGCGCGGCGGCAGCTGA
- the eboE gene encoding metabolite traffic protein EboE produces MRLRHGGGETVHLGYCTNVHPAENLAGILAQLDTYAVPVRRALDSDRLGLGLWLAAPVAAALAADEGLRRRLRAELTARGLEVVTLNGFPYAAFQAPVVKHAVYHPDWTTPERLAYTLDLARVLADLLPDDAARGSVSTLPLAWRTPWDADRADAARRRLDALAAGLAGVERDTGRTVRVGFEPEPGCVVESTGQAAALLAGTDPARLGVCLDLAHLACAWEEPAAALGRLAAAGLPVVKVQVSAAIEAPATAVEALRPWVEPRFLHQTRAAGCGHAADPADPAYAADDLDAALAASLPGAWRVHYHVPLHAPPEPPLTATVPVLRAALAALFAGPVAGCDHLDVETYTWGVLPVQRRPRDAAELAAGIAAELAFARDELVAVGLTSLGTGVLR; encoded by the coding sequence ATGCGGCTGCGCCACGGCGGCGGCGAGACCGTCCACCTCGGCTACTGCACCAACGTGCACCCCGCCGAGAACCTCGCCGGCATCCTCGCCCAACTGGACACCTACGCCGTGCCGGTGCGCCGCGCCCTCGACTCCGACCGCCTCGGGCTGGGGCTGTGGCTGGCCGCCCCGGTGGCCGCCGCGCTCGCCGCCGACGAGGGCCTGCGCCGCCGGCTGCGCGCCGAGCTGACCGCGCGCGGGCTGGAGGTGGTGACGCTCAACGGCTTCCCGTACGCGGCGTTCCAGGCCCCGGTGGTGAAGCACGCCGTCTACCACCCGGACTGGACGACGCCCGAGCGGCTCGCGTACACCCTGGACCTGGCCCGGGTGCTGGCCGACCTGCTGCCCGACGACGCGGCCCGGGGCTCGGTCTCCACCCTGCCGCTGGCCTGGCGCACCCCGTGGGACGCCGACCGGGCCGACGCGGCGCGGCGGCGGCTCGACGCGCTGGCCGCCGGGCTGGCCGGCGTCGAGCGCGACACCGGCCGCACCGTGCGGGTCGGCTTCGAGCCGGAGCCGGGCTGCGTGGTGGAGTCCACCGGCCAGGCCGCCGCCCTGCTCGCCGGCACCGACCCGGCGCGGCTCGGCGTCTGCCTGGACCTGGCCCACCTGGCCTGCGCGTGGGAGGAGCCGGCCGCCGCCCTGGGCCGGCTCGCCGCCGCCGGGCTGCCGGTGGTGAAGGTGCAGGTGTCCGCCGCGATCGAGGCCCCGGCCACGGCGGTGGAGGCGCTGCGCCCGTGGGTGGAGCCGCGCTTCCTGCACCAGACCCGCGCGGCCGGCTGCGGCCACGCCGCCGACCCGGCCGACCCGGCGTACGCCGCCGACGACCTCGACGCGGCCCTCGCCGCGTCGCTGCCCGGCGCGTGGCGGGTGCACTACCACGTGCCGCTGCACGCCCCGCCCGAGCCGCCGCTGACCGCGACCGTGCCGGTGCTGCGCGCCGCGCTGGCCGCGCTGTTCGCCGGCCCGGTCGCCGGCTGCGACCACCTCGACGTCGAGACGTACACCTGGGGGGTGCTGCCGGTCCAGCGGCGGCCCCGCGACGCGGCCGAGCTGGCCGCCGGGATCGCCGCCGAACTGGCCTTCGCCCGCGACGAGCTGGTCGCCGTGGGTCTCACATCACTCGGGACGGGGGTGCTGCGGTGA
- a CDS encoding polyprenyl synthetase family protein, whose translation MTVTAAPSDASGLRTRVDTELAAFLDRQAPDWPDGAPRGIFAALHRFVLAGGKRLRPQFCYWGWRAAGGQDDGGDGTPILVASAALELFHAFALIHDDILDHSDRRRGAPSVHRIFADLHTRSAWRGDPEAYGRNTALLCGDLCAAWADQMFHECGLGRDELQRGYAVFALMRTEVIAGEYLDLVSGVGDGSVASALTVIRLKAARYTVTRPLQIGAALAGGPPELAEALAEFGDPLGDAFQLRDDVLGVFGDPQVTGKSVLDDLREGKPTVMMALARQAADRAQSARLRELFGNADLDDDGAAELRAIIEATGARDEIERMIRMRAKAGLRALADAPLAPAAREALAGLAARTIVRTV comes from the coding sequence ATGACGGTGACGGCCGCGCCCAGCGACGCGAGCGGCCTGCGCACCCGGGTCGACACCGAGCTGGCCGCCTTCCTCGACCGGCAGGCCCCCGACTGGCCCGACGGCGCGCCGCGGGGCATCTTCGCGGCCCTGCACCGGTTCGTCCTGGCCGGCGGCAAGCGGCTGCGGCCCCAGTTCTGCTACTGGGGCTGGCGGGCCGCCGGCGGCCAGGACGACGGCGGGGACGGCACCCCGATCCTGGTCGCCTCGGCGGCGCTGGAGCTGTTCCACGCCTTCGCGCTGATCCACGACGACATCCTCGACCACAGCGACCGGCGGCGGGGCGCGCCGTCGGTGCACCGCATCTTCGCCGACCTGCACACCCGCTCCGCGTGGCGGGGCGACCCGGAGGCGTACGGGCGCAACACCGCCCTGCTCTGCGGTGACCTCTGCGCCGCCTGGGCGGACCAGATGTTCCACGAGTGCGGGCTGGGCCGCGACGAGCTGCAACGCGGGTACGCGGTGTTCGCGCTGATGCGTACCGAGGTGATCGCGGGGGAGTACCTGGACCTGGTCTCCGGGGTGGGCGACGGCTCGGTGGCCAGCGCGCTCACCGTGATCCGGCTCAAGGCCGCCCGGTACACGGTGACCCGGCCGTTGCAGATCGGCGCGGCCCTGGCCGGCGGCCCGCCGGAGCTGGCGGAGGCGCTGGCGGAGTTCGGCGACCCGCTCGGCGACGCCTTCCAGCTCCGCGACGACGTGCTGGGCGTCTTCGGCGACCCGCAGGTCACCGGCAAGTCCGTCCTGGACGACCTGCGGGAGGGCAAGCCGACGGTGATGATGGCGCTGGCCCGGCAGGCGGCGGACCGGGCGCAGAGCGCCCGGCTGCGGGAGCTGTTCGGCAACGCCGACCTGGACGACGACGGCGCCGCCGAGCTGCGGGCCATCATCGAGGCCACGGGGGCCCGGGACGAGATCGAGCGGATGATCCGGATGCGCGCCAAGGCGGGCCTGCGGGCCCTGGCCGACGCGCCGCTCGCCCCCGCCGCCCGGGAGGCGCTCGCCGGGCTGGCCGCCCGGACCATAGTCCGGACGGTCTGA
- a CDS encoding EboA domain-containing protein: MTPERLRAALRGAPDPEWLDAAVERVAAEPATVARFVAAAARRCGRDPLPDAPGWTADEAARALLLAALPADHAGHAADVYRHGDAAEKRAVLRALPLLPIGAECEPLLHDAIRTNDTRLIAAALGPYSRHLDADAWRQAVLKCVFTGVPLAVVHDLDARADAGLAAMLGGFAVERRAAGREVPADAAALLDRLTAAASPTGSPTGSPAAGPAANPVADPAVPSDARKA; this comes from the coding sequence ATGACACCCGAACGACTACGCGCCGCCCTGCGCGGCGCACCGGACCCGGAGTGGCTGGACGCGGCGGTCGAGCGCGTCGCGGCCGAGCCGGCGACGGTCGCGCGGTTCGTCGCCGCCGCCGCGCGCCGCTGCGGCCGGGACCCGCTGCCCGACGCCCCCGGCTGGACGGCCGACGAGGCGGCCCGCGCGCTGCTGCTGGCGGCGCTGCCCGCCGACCACGCCGGCCACGCCGCCGACGTCTACCGGCACGGCGACGCCGCCGAGAAGCGGGCCGTGCTGCGGGCCCTGCCGCTGCTGCCGATCGGCGCGGAGTGCGAGCCGCTGCTGCACGACGCGATCCGCACCAACGACACCCGGCTGATCGCCGCCGCCCTCGGCCCGTACTCCCGGCACCTCGACGCGGACGCCTGGCGGCAGGCCGTGCTCAAGTGCGTCTTCACCGGCGTGCCGCTGGCCGTGGTGCACGACCTCGACGCCCGCGCCGACGCCGGGCTGGCCGCCATGTTGGGTGGGTTCGCCGTCGAGCGGCGCGCCGCCGGCCGGGAGGTGCCGGCCGACGCCGCCGCCCTGCTCGACCGGCTCACCGCCGCCGCGAGCCCCACTGGGAGCCCCACCGGGAGCCCCGCCGCAGGCCCCGCCGCGAACCCGGTCGCGGACCCCGCCGTACCGTCCGACGCCCGGAAGGCGTGA